One part of the Bacteroidales bacterium genome encodes these proteins:
- a CDS encoding Crp/Fnr family transcriptional regulator, with protein sequence MKSKSCSNSPSCEDCVINNISVFNKLTVDELNLLNFEKVCHVYKKGTIIYNEGSRISGCYCIHKGIIKLYKTGFEGREHIIRFAKKGEIIGYRSLLSNDFACHTAKVLEDAQVCFVPGETLFKLLENNSKFSMEMLKLACVELGEANAFITDIAQKTVRERLAEVLLILKDSFGLDEEKNLQIVLTREEIGNIIGTATESVIRLLSEFKENNWIEINGRKIKILDVKAIQKVAAKK encoded by the coding sequence ATGAAAAGTAAGTCATGTTCTAATTCACCTTCATGTGAAGATTGTGTAATAAACAATATTTCGGTTTTTAATAAACTGACAGTCGATGAGTTAAACTTACTGAATTTCGAAAAAGTTTGCCATGTATATAAAAAGGGTACCATAATTTATAATGAAGGAAGCCGTATTAGTGGTTGTTATTGTATTCATAAAGGAATAATTAAGCTTTATAAAACCGGATTTGAAGGCAGGGAACACATTATTCGTTTTGCCAAAAAAGGCGAAATTATTGGTTACCGCTCATTATTGAGCAACGATTTTGCTTGTCATACAGCAAAAGTCTTAGAAGATGCACAGGTATGTTTTGTCCCAGGCGAAACGCTCTTCAAATTATTAGAAAATAATTCAAAATTTTCGATGGAAATGCTAAAATTAGCTTGTGTGGAGTTGGGTGAGGCAAATGCATTTATAACCGATATTGCTCAAAAAACAGTTCGCGAACGATTAGCAGAAGTTTTATTAATTCTTAAAGATTCTTTTGGCTTAGACGAAGAAAAAAATCTTCAAATAGTTCTTACACGCGAAGAAATTGGTAATATTATTGGTACTGCAACCGAATCAGTTATTCGTCTTTTAAGTGAGTTCAAAGAAAATAATTGGATCGAAATTAATGGACGGAAAATTAAGATCCTCGACGTTAAAGCGATTCAAAAGGTTG